The DNA sequence ccaAATAGATAAGATAATCAGCAAGtggcaaaatataaatatgataaattatAAGAATAGAAATTCTTTGTTGTATGAGTCTAAAGGCTGCAAACCTAATCCAATACCACCGGAGTGACGGTAGAGGGCGCGACTGAGCAGAGACGTTCAGGAGAACTCacctgaagaagaaggagaagaagaaggcaTCATGTGTCGTTACCAGACTCTTTATAAaaagttactttactttatttccACAACACCAGTGACACGAGCTGctgttattaataattaattaatatttatagacgttaataaaaaaaaatgcgaCCCTGCAGATGAACGTGAGTGACGTCATAACGACTCGACGCTCACGTTAGCTTAGCtcgttgtttgtttgtggcgaataaagtgaataaagaaGGTGATAAAAAGACCGACTCGAGCCAATGGAGGACAGTGTGATGGAGTCGGACTCGGCGGAGGTTTCTGCAGCCGCGTCTCCTCACGGGGTCGCGGGCGCGTGGGAAAGTGTCACCGCAGCGCTGGTGAGTTTGTCACCGGAACCAGAAGCAGCCGAGCTCCACTCAGAGTTCTGCTGATTTAATGTTTCCTCGCGTGTGACACCGgctcacacacacgtgcacgtgATGCAGGACCGTTCACAGATCAGTCGAGTTATCCGGTTCAGTTCGGGATGTGTGGTTCtatgtgtttctctttgtttacctgtgtttcaTGAGGTTCTGTCTGAAGTCAAGGTTTACTGTCATCATCTCAGTGAAGGTTGTTCTGAGCAGATCCAGTTCAATCAACTCCAACTAACAGTTATTAATACATTATACATACTGACCTAACTATATGTAGTAGTTACTAACTACCTATCTATCTACTTGCATACCTCACTAACTACCCATCTAACTATCTACCTCCCTGAGGCTGTGTGTGGTGTCGGGTCAGAATGCCTGAtctctggttctcttcaggTGTCTCCTGGCAGCTCGGGGACGGAGCCGGGCCTCTCGGACTCTCTGGCCCTGCTGTGTGCTCATGGGCTGGGGCGGCTGCTGGGCGGCTGGCTGCTGGAGACTCTGCAGATGCGTTTGTCGTCGTCTGTGGTTCCTGAGTTCTGGTCCGGACTCAAGCAGCCAGAGAACGAGCTGGAGGAAAGAGACAGGGCCTGGGTTCTCCTCACCGCCTTCCGGACGCTGCTGGACCGACTGGAACCGTTCCTGGGTAAgtagaggaaacacacacactcatggacgTCTGGTGGTTTTCATCAGGATCCCTGAACTCACaaatcagggaaaatgttgaaaacctcTTTTCGctcaatgttaaataaagtgagaaCAAATTCGTGGACCCAAACATGTAATGAGCTCTTCTCTTCTCAAACcacatccgtccaccaagttaCTGGAAATCtgaaatttagtttttgtgtaatcttgtttacaaataaacaaacagagtgGGTGAAAACGCAGCCCcccctggtggaggtaaatatCACTGGGGCCGCAGCAGAATTCAAACCgcccctcttcttcctctcaggtGGTCTGGAGCGGCTGGGGATGTGGCAGGAGGAGGGTCGTGGGGGTCTCTGTGGCCCGGGGCCCAGGGGCCTCCAGGAGCGGGCCTTCACCATCATCAGggccctcctcctcttctccccgtCACCTGTGCTCCAGGAGCGAGTGCTGGAGTTTTACAGCCGGACGTTCTCAGTCTATATGAACcaggagggggtgggggaggaAGGGGCCGAGGCTCCTGAGGTCCCAGAGGGAGGGGTCTGCCGGGGCTGTGGGGTCCCGTCCCAGCGGTGCTGGTGTCAGGAGGCTCTGGATCAACTGCAGGAGCTCAGCCACATTCTGTGAGTCCTCACTTTGTCTCATATTCATCCAAGAAACATGTTTCGACTTTTGTGTCTCATAAAACCAGGAGGAGTGAAATCAAACATTGgtacagtgtatgtgtgttgtaaGCATGTATCTAAACATACATGACGTGTTGCACGTGTGTGGTTTTAGTTCcaaactgcagctgctggagtgGGTCAGCTCAGAGGCCGTCACCTCCATCCTCCACAAGCTCATCGAGCAGCGGATGGAGCAGCACTGCCGCGGCGAGTACGAGTGTTCGTTCCTGCTCGAGTTCCAGGAGGTAAAACCCGAGCGTTGAGATTAACgagctcctcctcagctcctcagctctTGGTTTCACTCTACATTTGTTCATTTGTCGTGTGAGCAGTGGCTGGAGCTGGTGCTGGGCTGGCTGAGCAAAGTGTTCGCAAGCAAGGCGGACGCCGACGGTACGACTCCCAGCATCCCCTGCACACCCAGCGCTCCCAGTGCCCAGGCCGGGCAGCCAGGCAGCTCCATCCTGAAGCAGTGGAGATGCCACATGCACCAGTTCTTCTGCAGGATCTACGTCAACATGAGGATCGAGGAGCTCTTCAGCATCATCAGAGGTCAAAGCTTTCCGTCTCAGTTCACGTTTTAGACTTCAgttatttaatttgtgtgagTTAAAAAGAAGTGAAATCATCTGCAGTCAAGAgcagaaatgtttgtgtttaagaGTTTTTAACTTTTCTAAACTACTGGTAATAACTCATATTTGCAGGTTCGAGGTttctcatgtttattttcatgtttcccgtctcacagatttcccagaatCCAAAGCTGCCATCGAGGACTTGAAGTTCTGTCTGGAAAGGACGAACCAGCGACAGCAGCTGCTCACCTCTTTAAAATCTGCTTTTGAGAGTCGTTTACTTCATCcaggtttgttttctgtgttgtgcaCGTTTCTGCTTCGACACCAGTTCAATAAACAAGATGCTACTTTTACTTCTCATGAAATCTCTTTGGGTTTTGAAGGAACTGAGTTTTCACTGAGACAAGAAACCAGAAGCTGTGTGAAAATCCTTTGAATATAAagttttgtttgagtttttgtctttgttgcaCCGTCCTCAGGCGTCCACACATCTGACATCCTCACAGTTTACATCTCAGCCATCAAGGCGCTCAGAGAGCTGGACCCGTCCATGGTCATCCTGCAGGTTGCCTGCCAACCAATCCGCAAATACCTCAGGTGAGTCTCTTCATACTATTTACATACATGCATCATATGTATGAGAGTTTCTACACGTCGTTAAAGCTCCTGTGGTGCGTTTCAGGACTCGGGAGGACACGGTGAGGCAGATCGTAGCCGGACTCACCGGGGACGCAGAGGGCTGCACTGACTTGGCGTCAGAGCTGTCCAGAGGAGACCCCGTGACTCTGGAGATGCAGGACAGTGACGAGGAAGGCAACGACCCAGAGGATTGGACTCCGGACCCCACGGATGCTGTCCCAGGTCAGTGAACGCATCATGTCTGTAACTCCTTGACTCCTCCGGCTGCGTTGAATGACCTTGAACTTTTTTCGGACCTTTTACAGATAAAATGGGCTCAAAGCGTCGCTCGTCGGACATCATCAGCCTGTTGGTCAGTATCTACGGCAGCAAGGACATCTTCATAGACGAGTACAGAGCCGTGCTGGCCGACCGGCTGCTGCACCAGCTCAATTACAACACTGCCAGGTCTGAACACACGTGTCCTCTCCTCTGACCTTCttacaccatcacacacactgacacatgtgAGCACACACTTCAGAGACAGACTGATGTTGGCCTGGAGTCAATTTACACATTTGAATCAATAATGTTTGGAGTATTTCGTGCCATGATGCTGAGAGGCTGAGGTTCATGTTCATGTAGAACATGGAGCCTTTAACAAACCTGTAAGATGAGATGATCCTTCAGAGTCTCACAGTGAGGAAGTAGCAACATCACAGGAGcaagaagaaaacagacaaatggacaaatgGACATGGACTGTAAATGACGATGGacaggttagggttagggatgATGTCATTTCTCGATCATAC is a window from the Hippoglossus hippoglossus isolate fHipHip1 chromosome 8, fHipHip1.pri, whole genome shotgun sequence genome containing:
- the anapc2 gene encoding anaphase-promoting complex subunit 2, with protein sequence MEDSVMESDSAEVSAAASPHGVAGAWESVTAALVSPGSSGTEPGLSDSLALLCAHGLGRLLGGWLLETLQMRLSSSVVPEFWSGLKQPENELEERDRAWVLLTAFRTLLDRLEPFLGGLERLGMWQEEGRGGLCGPGPRGLQERAFTIIRALLLFSPSPVLQERVLEFYSRTFSVYMNQEGVGEEGAEAPEVPEGGVCRGCGVPSQRCWCQEALDQLQELSHILSKLQLLEWVSSEAVTSILHKLIEQRMEQHCRGEYECSFLLEFQEWLELVLGWLSKVFASKADADGTTPSIPCTPSAPSAQAGQPGSSILKQWRCHMHQFFCRIYVNMRIEELFSIIRDFPESKAAIEDLKFCLERTNQRQQLLTSLKSAFESRLLHPGVHTSDILTVYISAIKALRELDPSMVILQVACQPIRKYLRTREDTVRQIVAGLTGDAEGCTDLASELSRGDPVTLEMQDSDEEGNDPEDWTPDPTDAVPDKMGSKRRSSDIISLLVSIYGSKDIFIDEYRAVLADRLLHQLNYNTAREIRNVELLKLRFGESHMHYCEVMLKDMADSRRINSNIREEESRLGEEEQPPLSLSSIILSSEFWPPLKEEKLELPPLVCQAMEAYTHRYEKLKAMRTLSWKPHLGSVTLDVELEDRTLTNLTVSPIHAAIILHFQEKSSWTLEELSVKLGAPRELVHRKIALWQQHGVLREEAAGRYYVVETGSSKEKMERGVMLIDSDEERDSNTTTQSEQREEKLQLFWAYIQAMLTNLDSMTLDRIHSMLRMFVATGPVVTEMDVNELEAFLQRKVREHQLMVSAGVYRLPKSN